GATACTTAAGGAAATACTTTGAGCAATATATTGGCATATCTCCTAAATTATTTAGTCAAATCTTAAGGTTTCAGTATTCTTTATATCTGCTTACGAAAACGAACGAATACAATATACGAGATATTATTTATGAAATAGGTTATTATGATCAAGCACATTTTATCAATGAATTTAAGAAATTTAGTCATTTGACCCCGAAAGAAATTCTACTTCAATCTATTAAAAATTAAGCTCTAATAAACTATGTCTAGGTATCCCTTCGTGTTTATACAGCAGTTTGTTCATCTGTAATGATTGGGTATCTAGATGATCAATTCATTAAATAATCACTACTCTTTATCTAATCCTTTTTTATATAATTCTCCTTCATCACCCTACTTCATTTTATTTTTCTTAACGTAATAATTTAAAAGAACTGAAATTTGTTCCGATTTATCCAATAATTAAATATTTAAAACGCTTACAATAAAATTAACATATTATTTTTACACCAATTTGATCTAATTTTGAAGCTATTTGTCTATAAAAAAGGTTATCACTTTGAAAGGGGATTTATATGACACAGAAACAGGCATTAGATCTAAACTGTTTTGAATGGGCACAAACAATGAACAAAAATTTTGTTGGTGGCCAATGGATAGAAGGTGAAAGCGGTAGAATCTATTCTATTAAAGATCCTTTTGATCAATCAGATATCGTTTCCGTGCAATTAGCAAATGTTGTACAGATTAAAGAAGCTTATAATAAAGCCAAATTGGCACAAAAGGATTGGGCAAAATCTACTCCAGAGCAAAGAAGAGAAGTGTTAACGAAAGCATTAAATTATTTAGAGAAAAATAAGAATCATATTTTGGAATTAATTACTCGTGAAACTGGCGGTACACTACTTAAAGCTCATGTTGAGTTTGGGTTTGGAGTTAGTGACATCAAAGACGCAATCAATATGGTTGATGAAATCTTTTCACCCAAAGATTATTCATCTGCTACACCAGGCAAGGTAAATCGTGTATATAAATTGCCTTTGGGAGTCATTACTTCCATAACACCTTTCAATTTTCCATTTAATATGGCAACAAGAACGATATTCCCTGCGATTGCTCTAGGGAATAGTGTGGTTCATAAACCAGATATTCAAGTTGGTATCGTTGGCGGACAGGTATTTGCTAAGGCTTTTGAAGAAGCAGGTCTTCCTGCTGGAGTGTTCAACTCTATCTTAACTGATTTGCAAGAATCGGGAGATGAATTCATAACAAATACAAACTCCTCGTTCATAAGCTTTACTGGTTCAACAGCTGTTGGAAAACATATTGATAAAGTAACCGGTGGATCGCTTAAACAAAAAGCATTGGAACTCGGAGGAAACAATCCTTTAGTTGTACTGAGAGATGCAGATGTAGAACAGGCTGTAAAAATAGCTATATTCGGCAAGTTTTTACACAGTGGTCAAATCTGTGCAATTACAAATCGAATTATTGTTCATAGAGAAATTTATAATGAATTTGTTGCTAGATATGTAGAGAAAGTAAAGGGTTTAACAGTGGGAGACCCAAAAGATCCTAACACGAATATTGGACCTGTCATTAATGAGAAGCAAGCAGATAAAATTATGGATTTAGTAAATACAGCTAGAGAGAATGGTTTGAAACTTGCAGTAGTAGGTGAGCGCAATGGTAATGTAATTTCACCGTTCGTATTTGTGGATGTTCCTCATCAATCTTGTCTTGCTTCGTGTGAGATTTTTGGACCGGTAGCACAAATAATTCCTGCTGAAAGTGACGAAGAGGCTATTCGTTTTGCTAATGACACAGAGTATGGATTATCGTCTTCTATCATAACTAGTGATTTGGAAAAAGGAGAAATGTTGGCTCTTGAAATTGAATCTGGAACAACACATATAAACGATATGCCTGCAGTTTTGGAAGGTAATATGCCATTTGGAGGAGTTAAACAAAGTGGTGTTGGACGTTTTGGATATGAATGGATTGTAGATGAGTTTACTGTTACTAAATGGGTTTCTATTCAAAAGAGTAAACTGGATTATCCATTTTAACTGTAACTCTGATAAACTTTTTTCAATGTTCTAGAGAGTCTTGGAGCCTCCTAGGTAAAAGAATCTTAAGGCTCTTTTTGACACGTCTGATCTATTTGTTATATTTGTTAAATTAATAGGTTCATACAGTTTTTTGTATTAAAGTTAGGAGGATTTAGGTATGGTTCAAACAAAAAATCAAACAATTTTAACACGAAGTGAATTAGCCGAAATTGATAAAAAACATTATTTGCATCCAACAACTCCACCTAAACTTCATTATTTACAAGGGCCTTCAACCATTTTTTCAGAAGGTAAAGGTGTGTATCTGAAAGATATAGAAGGTAAAGAACGGATTGATGGAGTATCAATGCTTTGGAATGTTAACCTCGGTTATGGAAATGAAGAACTTGCTGAGGCAGCGAAGGAACAAATGTTGAAACTGTCGTACAGTTCTTCATTTAGCGGGCAATCAAATGAACCTGCAATTTTACTGTCTCAAAAGGTAGCTTCACTAGCACCAGGAGATTTAAATGTTTGCTTTTTTACATCAGGTGGATCAGAGTCCAATGATACCGCATTTAAATTAGCCCGTTTTTATTGGAAATTAAAAGGAAAGCCAGAACGCACAAAAATTATATCATTAGAACAGTCATTCCATGGAGTTACTGTAGGTGCTACTAGTGCTACAGGTATCGAAGGTTTTCAAAACTTTACGACATCAAATGCTCCAAACTTTTTAAAAGCAGAAGCACATGCATTAGAAGCAGAACTTGGTGATAAAAATGCACCAAATTATTCACGTTCCATTCGTGGAGTTATTGAGGCAGAAGGTGCTGATACAATTGCGGCTGTAATTGTGGAGCCGATTCAAGGTGCTGGGGGAGTAAGATTCCCACCTGAAGGATATCTTCAAGCAGTTCGTAAACTTTGTGACGAACATGGTATTTTAATGATTGCAGATGAAGTAATCTGTGGATTTGGTCGTACAGGAAAAATGTTTGGTGTCGAAAATTATGAAGTAGTACCAGACTTCTTATGTGTAGCAAAAGGTATTTCCAGTGGATATGCACATCTCGGAGCTGTAGTCATGAGAGAACATATTAGAGAAGTATTTGTTAAGTCAGATGAAATGATGTTCCATGGATTTACATATAGTGGGCATCCAATGGCATGTGCAGTCGGTTTGAAAAACCTTGAAATTATTGAAAGAGACCAACTTGTTGAGAATAGTAGAATTCGTGGTGAAGAGCTTCTTAGAGGCTTAAAGTTCTTAGAGAGTAACTTTAAACATGTAACACAAGTGAGAGGTCTTGAAATTTTATTAGCTGGAATCGAATTATTAAAAGATCCTGAAAATGGTGTACCATTTGACCCTACAGATCATGCTGCAGCAAGATATACAGAAATTTGTATGAATTTAGGGTTACAGTTACGTTCTTTTGATTGGAAAGGTACTAATACTGTAGCCTTAGCACCACCACTTATTATTACGAAGAAGCAAGTGGAAGACATGATTAATATCATGTCAGATGCACTTATTGCATTCGAGAAGCAAGTTTAAAGGTGATAAAAAAGGCTCCGATATAATGTGTAATTATTAGGAGCTAGTATTTGTTTTGGTAGGAAAGCGTTTACTTAAAGGTGGTCATGGTCATTAAGGGTATTTTGCAAGTATGTTAGAGGCACGAAGTAAGTTATGTGCCTCTAACAAAAATTATTTTAATAACTTTTAGATTTCGATGAACAAACAACTTCTTTATATTCGTGA
This Metabacillus endolithicus DNA region includes the following protein-coding sequences:
- a CDS encoding aldehyde dehydrogenase family protein; amino-acid sequence: MTQKQALDLNCFEWAQTMNKNFVGGQWIEGESGRIYSIKDPFDQSDIVSVQLANVVQIKEAYNKAKLAQKDWAKSTPEQRREVLTKALNYLEKNKNHILELITRETGGTLLKAHVEFGFGVSDIKDAINMVDEIFSPKDYSSATPGKVNRVYKLPLGVITSITPFNFPFNMATRTIFPAIALGNSVVHKPDIQVGIVGGQVFAKAFEEAGLPAGVFNSILTDLQESGDEFITNTNSSFISFTGSTAVGKHIDKVTGGSLKQKALELGGNNPLVVLRDADVEQAVKIAIFGKFLHSGQICAITNRIIVHREIYNEFVARYVEKVKGLTVGDPKDPNTNIGPVINEKQADKIMDLVNTARENGLKLAVVGERNGNVISPFVFVDVPHQSCLASCEIFGPVAQIIPAESDEEAIRFANDTEYGLSSSIITSDLEKGEMLALEIESGTTHINDMPAVLEGNMPFGGVKQSGVGRFGYEWIVDEFTVTKWVSIQKSKLDYPF
- a CDS encoding aspartate aminotransferase family protein, whose translation is MVQTKNQTILTRSELAEIDKKHYLHPTTPPKLHYLQGPSTIFSEGKGVYLKDIEGKERIDGVSMLWNVNLGYGNEELAEAAKEQMLKLSYSSSFSGQSNEPAILLSQKVASLAPGDLNVCFFTSGGSESNDTAFKLARFYWKLKGKPERTKIISLEQSFHGVTVGATSATGIEGFQNFTTSNAPNFLKAEAHALEAELGDKNAPNYSRSIRGVIEAEGADTIAAVIVEPIQGAGGVRFPPEGYLQAVRKLCDEHGILMIADEVICGFGRTGKMFGVENYEVVPDFLCVAKGISSGYAHLGAVVMREHIREVFVKSDEMMFHGFTYSGHPMACAVGLKNLEIIERDQLVENSRIRGEELLRGLKFLESNFKHVTQVRGLEILLAGIELLKDPENGVPFDPTDHAAARYTEICMNLGLQLRSFDWKGTNTVALAPPLIITKKQVEDMINIMSDALIAFEKQV